In Paludibaculum fermentans, the genomic stretch CCGCCAGCCGGTAGACCGAGGCGATCGCCGCGTCCGCCAGGGCCGAAGTCCGCTCCAGCGTCTCGAAGATCGGCACCTGCAGGCAGATGCTCTCCACCTGCAGCCGGAACATCTGCCGCAGGAAGAAGCGCCGCATCTCCACGGCATCTTCCAGCAGCGGCATGATCTCCGCGAACGCCGAAGTCGACCGGCCTCGCAGCCGCATCGTGCGGATCTCTTCGAAGTATTCCGGTTGCCGCATCAACTGTTCGGCGAAGTACGGGCTGTGGGCGAACAGGTCCAGCAGATACCCGCTCAGCACCGCGTCGCCGTTCAGCGCCTCCAGCCAGTCGTCGCGCTTGATCACCCGCTCCAGGAAATGCTCGAACGCCGTCAGCGAACGGCCCAGCCGGGCCCGCGCCACGGAGCCGGCAAAGCCCGGCGCCTTCTGGTCCAGGAACCGGATCAGGTTGCTCGACGGGGCTGCATCCGGACCGTTCGGCTCCGGCAGGCTCTCCACGTTCAGCCCGCCGGGCGGCGGCTGCGCCGGCGTATGCGTGTAGTACATCGTCTGCTGCGCATGGATGACGCGCTCGTAGATCTCCTGCACATGTTCCAGGTGCGCGTTCAACGTCATCAGCAGCGCTTCCGGCGTAGTCTGGCCGCCCAGTAGCCCCGGCGGCATGCGGCGCGCCACCAGCGCCTGCTCTTCCAGCTTCTCCGGCAGTAGATGCGTCTGGCGGTCCGCCGCGAATTGCAGCCGGTGCTCCAGATGCCTCAGATACTGGTACGCCGAAGCCAGCCGCGAGTACTCTGAGTCCGACAGCAGGTCCTTGTCGCGCAACCGCACCAGCGCCAGCAGCGTCGACGAGTTGCGGATCCACGTCTCCCGGCCCCCGTGCAGCCGCTGCAGGCACTGCACCAGGAACTCGATGTCCCGGATCCCGCCCCGCGCCAGCTTCACGTCGATACCCGTCGCCCGCCGCCGCGAGCTCAGCTTCTCGTTCAACCGCTCCCGCGTCTCGGACATCGCTTCGATGTGCGAGAAGTCCAAGGTCGTCGAGTAGATCTTCGGCTGCACCCACTCCAGCAGTTGCCGGCCCGGCTCCTTGTCGCCGGCCGCCGTCCGCGCCTTGATCAGCATCTGCAACTCCCAGTCGCGGGCCCTGGTGTCGTAGTAGTTCTTCGCGGCGTCCATCGACAGGCACACCTCGCCCAGCCGCCCATCCGGCCTCAGCCGCAGGTCCACCCGGTAGATCATGCCCTCGGCCGTGTAGGTCCCCATCAGGTCTGTGAGCTGGTTCGAGATCTTCTTGAAGAACTCCTGGTTGCTGATCGCCTGCGCCCCGTCGGTGTTGCCCGGGCCCTCGTACACGAACATCAGGTCGATGTCCGAGCTGTAGTTCAGCTCCCGCCCGCCCAGTTTGCCCAGCGCCAGAATCGAGTAGCCGCACTCGCTTCCGTCCGCCAGTCTCGGCGAGCCATACTTCTGCGCCAGTTCCAGCCGGATCCGGCTATAGGCCGCGTCCAGCAGCGCGTCGGCCAGGTTGGAGAGCTCTTCCGTGATCTCCGGCAGGGCGCCAAACCCCAGCACATCCCTCAATAGGATCCGCAGGATCTGCTTCCGCCGGAACTCCGCCATGCGGAGGGCGGGCGAGGGCAGCGACCCGGATAGCAGCCAGTCGGCCAGCTCCGCATCGATCTCTTCCCGAGTCCGGCCGCGATGCAGCCAGCCCGCATGCAGCAACCCCAGCAGCCATACCGGATGCTGCAGCAGCTCTTCCGAAAGGAAGTCACTCGCGGAGAACACCGCCACCAGTGCCTGGAGGCCAAACGGGGAGTAGGCAATCTGTTGAAACTCGCTCGGATAGCGGGCACAAAACGTCTCCAGCCGGCGCACCGCCACCTGCGGGTCTGCCGATTGGCTCAACAGGATTTCTAGTCCTTGCCGCAAATCCGGAGGGATGTCGTGTTCAACCGCCAGTAGAGAATCGTGCAACGAGGCCGCCAGTCTGACCTAGACTTTTTGATCTACTAAAGCGATTATAGCCCCGGTACAGATTCGTCCCGGCTGCACCACGCTGGCATAAAACCCGCAGCGGGCCCACTTCGCTGAGCCGGGGATCCCGTCCTTCTGATAGACCGCCCGCTGGATCTTGCCGGGCTCGCCGCTGTTGTACACTTCCAGCGTTTTGCACGGCTGCCGCAACTGCGTCAGCTCCAGCACCGCGTCGCCGGCTCGAAAGCGTTGACCCTCGCGCAGTTGGCGAAAATCGATGCCCTGCACCGTCAGGTTCTCGCCCAGCGCGCCCGGAGATACCGCAAAGCCCTCGGCCTGCAGTCCTTCCAGGTCCTCCAGCGAGATCAGCAGAATCGCCTTGCGCGGCCCGCCGTGATACTTCAGGTTGCGCTGCACATCCCCGTCCAGGCCCAGCGGTCCGGCCCAGGCTTCCTGGATAGCGAGCTTAGGCACGCCGCCCTTCGAGATGCTGACTTGGATGATCTGGCCGGCCATGACTCCAGCCTGACACACAAAAGGCGCGAGCCGGAACTCGCGCCTCTCGATCTCAGGAAACCATCCGTCTAGATGTCGTAGTACAGCGCGAACTCGTACGGATGCGGGCGCAACCGGACCGCATCGGCCTCATTCTTCTGCTTGTACGTGATCCAGGTCTCCAGCAGTTCTTCCGTGAAGACGTCGTCCTTCAGGAGGAAGTTGTGGTCTTCTTCCAGGCACTGCAGGGCCTCGTCCAACGACGCAGGCATCGACGGGACGGCCTTCAGTTCCTCGGGCGACAGGTCGTAGATGTCCTTGTCCAGCGACTCGCCCGGATCGATCTTGTTGACGATCCCGTCCAGGCCGGCCATCAGCATGGCCGCGAACGCGAGGTACGGATTCGCCGACGGATCCGGCGGCCGGAACTCGACCCGCTTCGCCTTCGGGCTGGAGGAGTACATCGGAATGCGCACCGCGGCCGAGCGGTTGCGGCGCGAATAGGCAAGGTTCACCGGAGCTTCGTAGCCCGGCACCAGCCGCTTGTAGGAGTTGGTCGTCGGGGCGATGATCGCCGAGAGCGCCCGGGCGTGCTTCAGCAATCCGCCGATGTACCACAGCGCCATCTGGCTCAGCCCCGCATAGCCGTCGCCCGCGAACAGCGGTTGCCCGCCCTTCCACAGGCTCTGGTGGCAGTGCATGCCGCTGCCGTTGTCGCCGAAGAGCGGCTTCGGCATGAACGTGACCGTCTTGCCGTGACGGTAGGCCACGTTCCGGATGCAGTACTTGTACAGCATCATGTTGTCGGCCGACTTCACCATCGTGTCGAACCGCTGGTCGATCTCGCACTGCCCGGCCGTGGCGACTTCGTGATGGTGGCACTCGATGTCGAGCCCCACCTTCAACATCGTCTCCACCATCTCGGCGCGCAGGTTTTGATAATGGTCCGTCGGCGGCAGCGGGAAGTAGCCTTCCTTATAGCGCGGCCGGTAGCCGAGGTTGTTGGCCTCGCGCCCGGAGTTCCAGCGCCCTTCTTCCGCGTCGATGAAATAGTAGCCGCTATGCGGATTCTGATCAAACCGGATGTTGTCGAAAATGAAGAACTCAGCTTCCGCGCCGAAATAGATCGTATCCGCGACGCCGCTGTTCTTCAGGTACATCTCGGCCTTCTTGGCGATCCAGCGCGGATCGCGGTCGTACTTCTGCCGCGTGATCGGATCCTGGATGTCGCCGATCATGCACAGCGTCGGCGTCTCGAAGAACGGATCCATATAGGCCGTGTTCGGATCCGGGATCAGCAGCATGTCGCTCTCGTTGATCGCAGCCCAGCCGCGGATGCTCGATCCGTCGATGCCGAAGCCTTCCTCGAAGCTGTCCTCGGTCAACTGGCCGATGGGGTATGAAATGTGCTGGGCGAGGCCGGGCAGGTCTGTGAACCGCAAGTCGATCTGCCGTGCGCCCTGCTGTTTCGCGTACTCGATTACTTCATTGGGGGTCATCGTATGTAGGTCCTCTGGGGCCGTCGCAGTGTCGATTCTAACAGCGCAATGGGAAGGCAGGAAGCAGAATCCCCTGCGTCATAAGGTCAACTGATGCTGGTGGAGGCTGGCAGCGCTGT encodes the following:
- a CDS encoding [protein-PII] uridylyltransferase family protein, with amino-acid sequence MSQSADPQVAVRRLETFCARYPSEFQQIAYSPFGLQALVAVFSASDFLSEELLQHPVWLLGLLHAGWLHRGRTREEIDAELADWLLSGSLPSPALRMAEFRRKQILRILLRDVLGFGALPEITEELSNLADALLDAAYSRIRLELAQKYGSPRLADGSECGYSILALGKLGGRELNYSSDIDLMFVYEGPGNTDGAQAISNQEFFKKISNQLTDLMGTYTAEGMIYRVDLRLRPDGRLGEVCLSMDAAKNYYDTRARDWELQMLIKARTAAGDKEPGRQLLEWVQPKIYSTTLDFSHIEAMSETRERLNEKLSSRRRATGIDVKLARGGIRDIEFLVQCLQRLHGGRETWIRNSSTLLALVRLRDKDLLSDSEYSRLASAYQYLRHLEHRLQFAADRQTHLLPEKLEEQALVARRMPPGLLGGQTTPEALLMTLNAHLEHVQEIYERVIHAQQTMYYTHTPAQPPPGGLNVESLPEPNGPDAAPSSNLIRFLDQKAPGFAGSVARARLGRSLTAFEHFLERVIKRDDWLEALNGDAVLSGYLLDLFAHSPYFAEQLMRQPEYFEEIRTMRLRGRSTSAFAEIMPLLEDAVEMRRFFLRQMFRLQVESICLQVPIFETLERTSALADAAIASVYRLAVAQAFSANPPATAGYEPGSQMMVIALGRLGMQEFDLASDADLLFVIPDADLPELHFWTRVAEKIVTILSSYTGDGTMFAVDTRLCPNGKGGALVQSESTYHEYFAKTAEAWEGVAYMKTRAVAGDVERATSFLADLQKVDWRRYGQSGRSKQQLRHMRMRIEKELSEDNPLKTAVGGYYDIDFSLMYLRLRGAGLFFKVLNTPARIEVLEQMGHLDPNDAHFLKNAATFYRAVDHGLRLISGHTEGSLPNSEWQLQMLTKLVRRWVPEHLCDQPLGLELLQIQGRTREYFERLFGEGRS
- a CDS encoding MOSC domain-containing protein, yielding MAGQIIQVSISKGGVPKLAIQEAWAGPLGLDGDVQRNLKYHGGPRKAILLISLEDLEGLQAEGFAVSPGALGENLTVQGIDFRQLREGQRFRAGDAVLELTQLRQPCKTLEVYNSGEPGKIQRAVYQKDGIPGSAKWARCGFYASVVQPGRICTGAIIALVDQKV
- the glnA gene encoding type I glutamate--ammonia ligase: MTPNEVIEYAKQQGARQIDLRFTDLPGLAQHISYPIGQLTEDSFEEGFGIDGSSIRGWAAINESDMLLIPDPNTAYMDPFFETPTLCMIGDIQDPITRQKYDRDPRWIAKKAEMYLKNSGVADTIYFGAEAEFFIFDNIRFDQNPHSGYYFIDAEEGRWNSGREANNLGYRPRYKEGYFPLPPTDHYQNLRAEMVETMLKVGLDIECHHHEVATAGQCEIDQRFDTMVKSADNMMLYKYCIRNVAYRHGKTVTFMPKPLFGDNGSGMHCHQSLWKGGQPLFAGDGYAGLSQMALWYIGGLLKHARALSAIIAPTTNSYKRLVPGYEAPVNLAYSRRNRSAAVRIPMYSSSPKAKRVEFRPPDPSANPYLAFAAMLMAGLDGIVNKIDPGESLDKDIYDLSPEELKAVPSMPASLDEALQCLEEDHNFLLKDDVFTEELLETWITYKQKNEADAVRLRPHPYEFALYYDI